One segment of Corynebacterium atrinae DNA contains the following:
- a CDS encoding acyltransferase family protein produces the protein MVNPPTQPNRLQGSQPDISPSYKSGHIPALEGLRAVAALGILLTHVAFQTGVDPASTVGSILARFDFFVAVFFFLSAFLLWRRHHADRTGPEIGRYLWKRAGRILPGYLFCVVAVIVLLPEASRMSWSQILANLTLTQVYVPDALAPGLTHLWSLSVEVGFYLALPLLALLIGGFPRKVRILLILGAALLSLGWAYLPFVASTPADGVANRQIWPPGFALWFALGLLAAEIEGRVPRRVERLLRVRWPWWIAAILVAWVAGQPWFGPVGLTHPEPGEFVLRVLAGAVFAAVIVGPVALAPSEKGWLCSAPMQALGRWSYSIFLWHVAMLSVAFPLLGIGPFQGATVQVLVLTVALSIPVAAASYVFVEEPGNRLARAAAHRSATTSESPA, from the coding sequence GTGGTAAATCCGCCGACGCAACCGAATCGATTGCAGGGCTCACAGCCAGATATTTCCCCATCCTACAAAAGCGGGCACATCCCGGCCTTGGAGGGCCTACGCGCCGTGGCGGCTCTGGGCATTCTGCTCACCCACGTGGCTTTTCAAACTGGCGTGGATCCGGCCTCGACGGTGGGATCGATCCTCGCGCGCTTCGACTTCTTCGTCGCGGTGTTCTTTTTCCTCTCTGCCTTTTTGTTGTGGCGCCGACACCACGCCGATCGCACGGGTCCCGAGATCGGCCGCTACTTGTGGAAACGGGCGGGCAGGATACTGCCTGGCTACTTGTTCTGCGTCGTTGCGGTCATAGTGTTGCTTCCAGAGGCCTCCCGGATGAGCTGGTCGCAGATCCTGGCCAATCTCACCCTCACGCAGGTGTATGTCCCGGATGCATTGGCGCCCGGCCTGACACACCTATGGTCACTGAGTGTTGAGGTCGGGTTCTATCTGGCCCTGCCGCTCCTGGCCCTGCTCATTGGGGGTTTCCCGCGGAAGGTGCGCATCCTCCTCATCCTGGGGGCGGCTTTGCTCAGCCTCGGATGGGCCTACCTGCCCTTCGTCGCCTCCACTCCTGCCGACGGTGTGGCCAACCGACAGATCTGGCCACCAGGCTTCGCGTTGTGGTTTGCCCTGGGGTTGCTGGCTGCTGAGATAGAAGGGCGTGTGCCACGGCGAGTTGAGCGATTGTTGCGTGTGCGCTGGCCGTGGTGGATCGCCGCGATCCTGGTGGCCTGGGTGGCGGGGCAGCCGTGGTTTGGGCCCGTGGGGCTCACCCATCCCGAGCCCGGTGAATTCGTTCTGCGCGTCCTAGCCGGTGCGGTCTTCGCAGCCGTGATCGTCGGACCCGTCGCCCTGGCTCCGAGTGAAAAGGGCTGGCTGTGCAGCGCTCCTATGCAGGCGCTCGGGCGATGGTCTTATAGCATCTTCCTTTGGCATGTGGCGATGCTGTCGGTGGCCTTTCCCTTGTTGGGGATTGGCCCCTTCCAAGGCGCAACGGTCCAGGTCCTCGTACTTACCGTTGCCTTGAGCATTCCGGTCGCGGCGGCCAGCTACGTCTTCGTCGAGGAACCCGGCAACAGGCTCGCCAGGGCGGCCGCACATAGGAGCGCGACCACGAGCGAATCACCGGCATAG
- a CDS encoding universal stress protein translates to MLIAYDGSAEARRAMTYAARLLVPTEVEILTAWEPMHRTAARSIGMSGLHQAEWVTGAEDEDPAYATARSTCREGMELAESLGLTARAHLVEAETALWCAIVDAAQELRPDVIVAGTRAMSGWRSLWQPSTAGSVLQNAGIPVFIVPPAEGPEEFGE, encoded by the coding sequence ATGCTCATCGCCTACGACGGCTCTGCCGAAGCGCGGCGCGCCATGACTTACGCCGCCCGGCTCCTCGTGCCCACCGAAGTAGAAATCCTCACGGCGTGGGAGCCCATGCACCGCACCGCGGCCCGCAGCATCGGCATGTCAGGACTGCACCAGGCTGAATGGGTCACCGGCGCCGAAGACGAGGACCCGGCCTACGCCACCGCGCGCAGCACCTGCCGGGAGGGGATGGAGCTGGCCGAATCCCTCGGCTTGACTGCCCGCGCCCACCTCGTGGAGGCGGAAACTGCCCTCTGGTGCGCGATCGTCGACGCCGCCCAGGAGCTTCGCCCCGATGTCATCGTCGCCGGCACACGGGCGATGAGCGGCTGGCGATCCCTTTGGCAGCCCTCAACCGCGGGCTCGGTCCTGCAGAACGCGGGCATCCCTGTGTTTATCGTCCCACCGGCGGAAGGGCCGGAAGAATTCGGGGAATAG
- a CDS encoding nucleotide sugar dehydrogenase, translating to MNLSGHKPEQSVPGERHLVVIGQGYVGLPLAMRASEVGFRVTGLDRSGPVVDRLNEGRSHVDDITDQQVSQALAAGFSATTDSEVISRADIVVICVPTPLDPRGGPDLRAVRSAVKDIATYVRSGTLIVLESTVYPGTTEDILVPAIQDLGFNIGTDIFIAFSPERIDPGNPKYGLKNTPKVVGAVTPTCQSHAVEFYSQIVDTVVQARGTKEAELAKLLENTFRHVNIALVNEMVRICHELDIDLWDSIDCAESKPFGFMAFRPGPGVGGHCIPVDPKYLSHRVKSELGYPFRLLEMAEVINDAAPSYVAERVWSLLNEQRIPVNGAKVLLLGVTYKPDVSDCRESPADPLYFKLSSWGANISYHDPFVDSWQPESHGLLTKEPLARVEDLSSAVESADIVVFLQAHKEYDLEQLSAQSTVILDTRGKLNVNSKAVQRL from the coding sequence GTGAACCTCTCTGGTCACAAACCTGAGCAATCAGTTCCCGGAGAACGCCACCTAGTCGTCATTGGGCAGGGGTACGTAGGACTCCCGCTAGCAATGCGTGCTTCGGAAGTGGGGTTCCGGGTCACTGGCTTAGATCGAAGTGGTCCGGTGGTCGACCGGCTGAATGAAGGAAGATCTCATGTAGATGACATCACCGATCAGCAGGTCTCACAGGCCCTAGCCGCAGGATTCTCTGCAACCACCGATTCCGAGGTGATCAGTCGAGCGGACATCGTGGTTATTTGCGTCCCCACCCCGTTAGATCCTCGAGGTGGTCCCGACCTTCGCGCGGTTCGATCAGCGGTGAAGGATATCGCCACCTATGTCCGGTCAGGGACTCTGATTGTTTTGGAGTCAACTGTTTACCCAGGAACTACAGAAGACATCCTTGTTCCTGCGATCCAGGATTTGGGCTTTAACATCGGAACCGATATCTTCATTGCCTTTTCTCCCGAGCGCATCGACCCCGGCAACCCCAAGTACGGATTGAAGAACACTCCCAAGGTCGTCGGCGCGGTGACCCCGACCTGCCAATCGCACGCGGTGGAGTTCTACTCTCAAATTGTCGACACAGTCGTCCAAGCGCGCGGCACGAAGGAGGCCGAGCTGGCCAAGCTGCTTGAAAACACTTTCCGCCACGTCAACATCGCACTGGTAAACGAAATGGTCCGAATTTGCCACGAGCTCGACATCGATCTCTGGGACTCCATCGATTGCGCAGAGAGCAAGCCATTCGGATTCATGGCTTTCCGCCCGGGTCCCGGCGTAGGTGGTCACTGCATCCCCGTCGATCCGAAATACCTCAGCCACCGAGTCAAGTCCGAGCTGGGTTACCCTTTCCGGCTTCTCGAGATGGCCGAAGTCATCAATGACGCTGCCCCCAGCTACGTCGCCGAGCGCGTCTGGTCGCTCCTCAATGAACAACGGATCCCCGTCAATGGAGCCAAGGTTCTCCTCCTCGGAGTCACCTACAAACCCGATGTCAGCGACTGCCGCGAAAGCCCAGCTGATCCTCTCTACTTCAAGCTTTCTTCCTGGGGTGCCAACATCAGCTACCATGACCCCTTCGTTGACAGCTGGCAGCCTGAGTCCCATGGTCTGCTAACTAAAGAGCCTCTAGCGCGAGTCGAGGATCTCTCCTCTGCCGTGGAGTCGGCTGACATTGTTGTCTTTCTTCAGGCACACAAAGAGTATGACCTGGAACAACTGTCAGCGCAGTCCACAGTCATCCTGGACACTCGGGGAAAGCTCAACGTCAATTCCAAGGCCGTTCAACGCCTCTAG
- a CDS encoding glycoside hydrolase family 3 N-terminal domain-containing protein, with protein sequence MKQVTSVAAAVAASCLLVGCFSTSPSPDPAGTVHGAPAASISSVPPPDPVRERVPQDQRAKVASLLVVGVANFDDALAKLQQGAGGIFIPSWADAELLTAQGRDITELRRVIGRPFSVSIDFEGGRVQRHEEVLGSHSSPRELASTMSVEQVEEHAHRLGESLRRHGITVDFAPVIDVDTAALDVVGDRAFSTDPTRAGEYGAAFARGLQAAGITPVFKHFPGHGQASGDTHYELAVTPPLDQLKAHDLVPYTIALREKRAAVMVGHMVVPGLGEALPASLNPAAYQLLRSGEYPNGIPFTGLIYTDDLAGMRAITDKHPLPLAVSMAIAAGADQALFSSVSDFNDVISSVEAAVNTGQIPQQQIDDSAYRVQRQLLDSGL encoded by the coding sequence ATGAAGCAGGTGACATCGGTGGCAGCCGCCGTGGCGGCGTCCTGCCTCCTCGTCGGCTGCTTTTCGACGTCCCCCTCGCCCGACCCTGCGGGCACCGTCCACGGTGCTCCGGCGGCGTCGATAAGCTCGGTTCCTCCGCCGGACCCGGTCCGTGAGCGCGTGCCGCAAGACCAGCGGGCCAAAGTGGCGTCTCTCCTGGTGGTCGGGGTGGCGAATTTTGATGATGCGCTGGCGAAACTGCAGCAAGGCGCCGGTGGAATTTTCATCCCGAGCTGGGCGGATGCGGAGCTCCTGACCGCTCAGGGGCGCGATATCACCGAGCTGCGGCGCGTTATCGGGCGGCCATTTTCGGTGTCGATTGACTTCGAGGGCGGCCGCGTGCAACGCCACGAGGAGGTGCTGGGCTCGCATTCCTCGCCGCGCGAGCTGGCCTCAACAATGAGCGTCGAACAGGTTGAGGAGCACGCTCATCGCCTGGGTGAGTCCTTGCGCAGGCATGGGATCACGGTCGATTTCGCTCCGGTCATCGACGTTGATACCGCGGCGCTTGATGTCGTCGGCGACCGCGCTTTTTCCACCGATCCCACCCGGGCGGGGGAGTACGGTGCCGCCTTCGCTCGGGGCCTGCAGGCCGCCGGGATTACTCCCGTGTTCAAGCATTTCCCTGGGCATGGGCAAGCTAGCGGGGATACACATTACGAACTGGCGGTGACTCCTCCGCTGGATCAGCTCAAGGCCCATGATTTGGTCCCGTACACCATCGCCCTGCGCGAAAAGCGTGCCGCCGTGATGGTGGGCCACATGGTGGTGCCCGGTTTAGGTGAGGCGCTGCCCGCCAGCCTCAATCCGGCCGCCTACCAGCTACTGCGCAGCGGGGAGTACCCCAATGGCATCCCCTTCACTGGCCTGATTTACACCGACGACTTGGCGGGGATGCGGGCGATTACGGATAAGCACCCGCTGCCGCTGGCGGTGTCGATGGCGATTGCGGCGGGCGCGGATCAAGCCCTGTTTTCCTCCGTCTCGGATTTTAATGATGTGATCAGTAGCGTCGAGGCGGCCGTCAACACTGGCCAGATCCCCCAACAACAAATTGATGATTCCGCCTATCGGGTGCAACGGCAGCTGCTCGACTCAGGCCTCTAA
- a CDS encoding alpha-(1->3)-arabinofuranosyltransferase domain-containing protein → MLRRPPVQHLIGWLFISLLVWAQSPGRTSADTKHDLAANPAGFLAGALHAWTDTFALGQLQNQAYGYLFPQGAFFLLTDVLPSWVAQRMWWTLVLGVGFSGFLLLVQRLRIGSPAFQVLAALLFALSPRSLSTLTSISSETWPVMLAPWVMVAVLGKLGWRAVAAATIPVALMGSVNATATLAACTPAGLLLLWRVLRRDTFAARTLFGWLVGCLLVSLWWIGPLLVLGRYSAPFTDYIESSFVTTRWLNLVEVLRGTTSWAPFVDTERLAGTVLVSSPVFVLATVAVAALGLWGLTRRDLPLRHLWIGMLFVGVGILGAAHGPLAVPWLSFLDGAGAPLRNLHKFDLLVRLPLLVGLAGLGSMLRLPAGMGTAHGGRRQVAGALVVLIAAASLAPAWSDRLLPRGAYEHVPSYWQEAANYLNSEAAGTRTLITPEASFARQTWGWTRDEPAQPLLEIPWAVRDAVPLVNPEAIRGLDGVMAVLNHDPAAGYHALRRLGIGAVLVRHDLVGTPTAIDAHALADATGGTLTTFGAEDQIEIVLFDPHADLMISDAAPVRVAGGGESLALLDALSGPGPRKLVDRDADVVTDTPLLTVRNYGTLHGATSAPLANRGEGSDVSNAVPDYPSVGPLTRVESRGGEVAASSSAADATSFGGADPRRSLTASVDQRLDTAWWPTPGAAQGQWLQLTPSEPVVNPLVTVTATDSATVVVNDLTVELTANEPTEVQLPGIVADVRVTLTSNQAVGLAEVAIAGHEISRLVTVPDTSPDVRQFLFQRLFVDTGVLIRSFTAPRPMSVRLEAPNRRPVTIDGVEYSRGDLIELPAGQHRVETRAQWISLTEEGFTPSPPWSMTGRALMADDSARLLITGRAANPGLRAHLGEQELVPMTIDAATQAFLVPAGTAGVVQFSFAGEAPYRWSLFGGALLGGLTLLAAIGILTRRGRWQADPTLAVTTGTGLGLLVLAAVSIGLTAGWPGWLAGAAALVIRRVTIFPTSIMATVPVLISGAWLARGPWPSADYAGDSLVVALLCAAALASLLPGSSTKT, encoded by the coding sequence ATGCTCCGGCGCCCGCCCGTCCAGCACCTGATCGGCTGGCTGTTCATCTCCCTGTTGGTGTGGGCCCAATCACCGGGACGTACCTCGGCGGATACCAAGCATGACCTGGCGGCCAACCCTGCCGGTTTCTTAGCTGGCGCTTTACACGCCTGGACGGATACTTTCGCCCTCGGGCAATTGCAGAACCAGGCCTATGGCTACCTCTTCCCCCAAGGGGCGTTCTTCCTGCTCACCGATGTGTTGCCGAGTTGGGTGGCGCAGAGAATGTGGTGGACGTTGGTGCTCGGCGTTGGGTTCAGCGGGTTTCTCCTGCTGGTGCAGCGCCTGCGCATCGGCAGCCCCGCTTTCCAGGTGCTGGCGGCGCTCCTGTTTGCGCTCTCGCCCCGCTCACTGAGCACGCTGACCTCGATCTCCTCTGAGACTTGGCCGGTCATGCTCGCCCCTTGGGTCATGGTGGCGGTGCTGGGAAAGCTGGGCTGGCGGGCCGTGGCGGCGGCCACCATCCCTGTCGCACTCATGGGGTCTGTCAACGCCACGGCCACGCTCGCGGCCTGTACCCCGGCAGGCTTGCTCTTGTTGTGGCGAGTGTTGCGACGTGACACTTTCGCTGCCCGCACTCTTTTCGGCTGGTTGGTCGGCTGCCTCCTGGTCAGCCTCTGGTGGATCGGCCCGCTGCTGGTGCTGGGCCGCTACTCCGCCCCGTTCACGGACTACATCGAGTCCTCGTTTGTCACCACCCGTTGGCTCAACCTCGTCGAAGTCCTTCGCGGCACGACGAGCTGGGCACCGTTTGTGGATACCGAACGCCTAGCGGGCACCGTTCTCGTTTCTTCCCCGGTGTTTGTCCTAGCTACCGTGGCGGTAGCCGCTCTTGGCCTGTGGGGACTGACCCGGCGCGACCTCCCTTTGCGCCATCTTTGGATCGGCATGCTTTTCGTGGGCGTCGGCATTCTGGGCGCCGCTCACGGGCCCCTGGCCGTACCGTGGTTGTCGTTCCTTGACGGCGCGGGCGCCCCCCTGCGCAACCTGCATAAGTTTGACCTTCTCGTGCGCCTTCCGCTCCTCGTGGGGCTCGCCGGGCTGGGGTCGATGTTGCGTTTACCTGCGGGTATGGGTACGGCACATGGGGGTCGACGGCAGGTGGCCGGTGCCCTCGTGGTCCTCATCGCAGCGGCCTCCCTGGCGCCGGCCTGGTCGGATCGGCTCCTGCCGCGCGGGGCCTATGAGCACGTGCCCTCCTATTGGCAGGAGGCGGCGAATTACCTCAACTCGGAAGCAGCTGGCACCCGGACCCTTATTACCCCGGAGGCCTCCTTCGCCCGCCAGACCTGGGGGTGGACCCGCGACGAACCCGCCCAGCCGCTGCTCGAGATCCCGTGGGCGGTTCGCGATGCCGTGCCCCTGGTCAATCCGGAGGCCATCCGGGGGCTCGACGGGGTAATGGCGGTATTGAACCACGATCCCGCAGCTGGGTATCACGCCCTCCGTCGTCTGGGCATTGGCGCCGTCCTCGTCCGCCACGACCTCGTTGGTACCCCCACTGCTATTGATGCCCACGCCCTCGCCGACGCGACTGGCGGTACGCTGACCACCTTCGGCGCGGAGGACCAGATCGAGATCGTGCTGTTCGACCCCCACGCCGACCTCATGATCAGCGATGCCGCCCCTGTCCGCGTGGCCGGCGGAGGCGAGTCGCTCGCGCTGCTGGATGCGCTCTCCGGACCTGGGCCCAGGAAGCTCGTCGACCGCGACGCCGACGTGGTCACCGATACTCCCCTGCTGACGGTGCGCAATTACGGCACCCTCCACGGTGCCACCAGTGCACCGCTGGCCAACCGTGGCGAAGGCTCCGATGTGAGCAACGCCGTCCCGGACTATCCCAGCGTAGGTCCCCTCACCCGGGTGGAGTCCCGCGGCGGCGAGGTCGCCGCCAGTAGCTCGGCCGCTGACGCCACCAGCTTCGGTGGGGCCGACCCGCGCCGCTCGCTCACCGCCAGCGTGGACCAGCGCCTCGACACTGCGTGGTGGCCCACCCCCGGAGCAGCTCAGGGCCAGTGGCTGCAGCTCACTCCCTCCGAGCCGGTGGTCAACCCACTGGTAACAGTCACCGCCACCGACTCGGCGACGGTCGTGGTCAACGACCTCACCGTGGAACTAACCGCTAATGAACCCACTGAGGTGCAGCTGCCGGGCATCGTCGCCGATGTTCGCGTAACGCTCACCTCCAACCAGGCCGTCGGCTTGGCGGAAGTGGCCATCGCCGGACACGAGATTTCCCGCCTGGTCACTGTCCCCGATACCTCACCGGACGTGCGCCAATTCCTCTTCCAGCGCCTGTTCGTCGACACCGGCGTGCTCATCCGCAGCTTCACCGCCCCCCGCCCGATGAGCGTGCGGCTGGAGGCACCGAACCGACGCCCCGTCACTATCGACGGCGTCGAATACTCCCGGGGCGATCTCATCGAGTTGCCCGCCGGGCAGCACCGCGTGGAAACCCGCGCCCAGTGGATCAGCCTCACCGAGGAGGGCTTCACCCCCTCCCCACCGTGGTCAATGACCGGCCGAGCGCTCATGGCTGACGACTCAGCGCGACTGCTCATCACCGGCCGCGCCGCCAACCCGGGGCTGCGGGCTCACCTCGGTGAGCAGGAGCTCGTCCCCATGACTATCGACGCCGCCACCCAGGCGTTCCTGGTCCCGGCCGGCACCGCGGGGGTCGTGCAGTTCAGCTTCGCTGGCGAGGCTCCCTACCGGTGGTCGTTGTTCGGTGGGGCCCTCCTCGGTGGTCTCACATTGTTGGCGGCCATCGGTATTCTGACCCGCCGCGGCCGCTGGCAGGCCGACCCCACCCTGGCGGTAACAACGGGCACCGGGCTCGGACTCCTCGTCCTCGCCGCGGTAAGCATTGGGCTGACGGCTGGTTGGCCCGGCTGGTTGGCCGGGGCGGCAGCGTTGGTGATCCGGCGGGTAACCATATTCCCCACCAGCATTATGGCCACGGTGCCAGTCCTTATCTCTGGGGCCTGGCTGGCCCGCGGCCCCTGGCCCAGCGCCGACTATGCCGGTGATTCGCTCGTGGTCGCGCTCCTATGTGCGGCCGCCCTGGCGAGCCTGTTGCCGGGTTCCTCGACGAAGACGTAG
- a CDS encoding DUF2613 domain-containing protein produces MANSSETARRRALSSVVASAVVGIALGIISIIGIATFSGQDTVPQGNAVPAEDALLGGPEYGTRG; encoded by the coding sequence ATGGCCAATTCCTCCGAAACCGCCCGCCGCCGCGCCTTGAGCTCCGTGGTGGCCAGCGCGGTTGTGGGAATTGCCCTGGGCATCATTTCAATCATCGGGATCGCGACATTCTCCGGGCAAGACACCGTGCCGCAGGGAAACGCGGTCCCCGCCGAGGATGCCCTCTTGGGCGGCCCTGAGTACGGCACTCGCGGCTAA
- a CDS encoding glycosyltransferase family 4 protein yields MKILLLCWRDSTHPQGGGSERYLERVGEYLASQGHEVVYRTAGHTDAPRRSLRNGVRFSRSGGKFSVYPKAWGGILLGRLGVGTLAGIDAIVDTQNGIPFFARLVSGVPTILLTHHCHREQWPVAGPIIARVGWFLESQVAPRVYRGAPYVTVSQASKDDLVDLGVRAQDIRIIENGIDPVPAHVPQLAADGVTHLVTLSRLVPHKQIEHAMDTLAALAPGRELVLDIVGSGWWEDELREYAVARGISDHVVFHGQVTEDYKHALLARAAVHLMPSRKEGWGLAVVEAAQHGVPTVGYRQAGGLRDSIRDHSTGLLATDEADLTRLTALLLDDAPLRHSLGTAAKQWVTDFSWATTGARFHELLVEQAAPRKE; encoded by the coding sequence ATGAAGATCCTTCTGTTGTGTTGGCGCGATTCGACGCACCCCCAGGGTGGCGGCTCGGAACGCTACCTGGAACGCGTCGGCGAGTACCTGGCGTCCCAAGGTCACGAAGTGGTCTATCGCACGGCAGGGCACACCGACGCCCCGCGTCGTTCCCTGCGCAACGGGGTGCGATTTTCCCGCAGCGGCGGCAAGTTTTCGGTCTACCCCAAGGCGTGGGGTGGAATCCTGCTGGGCCGGTTGGGCGTGGGCACGCTCGCGGGCATCGATGCCATCGTGGATACTCAAAACGGCATCCCCTTCTTCGCGCGCCTCGTTTCCGGAGTGCCGACGATCCTGCTCACCCACCATTGCCACCGCGAGCAATGGCCCGTCGCCGGCCCAATCATCGCGCGCGTGGGCTGGTTCTTGGAGTCTCAGGTCGCCCCGCGCGTGTACCGTGGCGCGCCTTATGTGACGGTGTCGCAGGCCTCGAAGGACGATCTGGTCGACCTTGGGGTTCGGGCCCAGGATATTCGCATCATCGAAAACGGCATTGACCCCGTGCCCGCGCACGTGCCCCAGCTCGCCGCGGATGGAGTGACCCACCTGGTCACGCTATCCCGGTTGGTGCCGCACAAGCAGATCGAGCACGCGATGGATACCCTCGCTGCGCTCGCGCCGGGCCGTGAGCTGGTCTTGGACATCGTCGGTTCTGGCTGGTGGGAGGACGAGTTGAGGGAATACGCCGTCGCCCGCGGCATCTCTGATCACGTGGTATTCCACGGCCAGGTGACGGAGGACTACAAGCACGCCCTCCTCGCCCGTGCCGCTGTCCACCTCATGCCCTCGCGCAAGGAAGGCTGGGGGCTGGCCGTGGTTGAGGCCGCGCAACACGGGGTGCCGACGGTCGGGTACCGCCAAGCCGGTGGCCTCCGCGACTCCATCCGCGACCACTCGACGGGCCTCCTCGCCACTGATGAGGCCGATCTCACGCGCCTCACGGCGCTGTTGCTTGACGACGCCCCCCTCCGCCACTCACTGGGCACCGCCGCGAAGCAGTGGGTCACCGATTTTTCCTGGGCTACGACGGGTGCGCGTTTCCACGAACTCCTCGTCGAACAAGCAGCACCCCGCAAGGAATAA
- a CDS encoding class I SAM-dependent methyltransferase produces MPAHTRHLATLRRSLSLLRSIRHEQSDPALFYRPLAEDTAMLVEALLRDLTGTTLRGRQVLDVGGGPGYFAAAFRERGARYVPVEPDVGEMAAAGIAVPGSVRGDGAHLPFIDGSFDVVYSSNVAEHVPDPWAMGEDMLRVTAPGGLCVLSYTVWLGPFGGHETGLWEHYVGGGFARDRYARRHGHPPKNSFGTSLFDVSCRAGLHWAASLEQRGLAQVELCFPRYHPAWAWWLVRVPVLREFLVSNLVIVVRKYCRHQRLD; encoded by the coding sequence GTGCCCGCTCACACTCGTCACCTCGCGACCCTTCGGCGATCTTTGTCCCTCCTGCGCTCCATCCGCCACGAACAAAGCGATCCAGCGCTGTTCTATCGCCCGCTCGCCGAGGACACAGCGATGCTTGTCGAAGCCCTCCTGCGCGATCTCACCGGCACCACCCTGCGGGGCCGGCAGGTCCTCGATGTGGGCGGCGGTCCCGGCTACTTCGCCGCCGCCTTTCGCGAGCGCGGCGCCCGGTACGTGCCCGTCGAGCCAGATGTGGGCGAGATGGCCGCAGCCGGAATCGCCGTACCCGGCTCCGTGCGTGGCGACGGCGCGCACTTACCTTTCATCGATGGTTCCTTCGATGTCGTCTACTCCTCCAACGTCGCCGAGCATGTCCCCGACCCCTGGGCCATGGGCGAGGACATGCTGCGCGTCACCGCCCCCGGTGGGTTGTGCGTGCTCAGCTACACCGTGTGGCTCGGCCCCTTCGGCGGGCACGAGACGGGACTGTGGGAGCACTATGTCGGGGGCGGATTTGCGCGTGATCGTTACGCCCGTCGGCACGGGCACCCTCCGAAAAACAGCTTCGGCACCTCGCTTTTCGACGTCTCTTGCCGTGCGGGGCTGCACTGGGCGGCGTCCCTGGAGCAGCGAGGGTTGGCGCAGGTGGAACTCTGCTTCCCGCGATATCACCCTGCGTGGGCCTGGTGGTTGGTGCGCGTCCCAGTCCTGCGCGAGTTCCTGGTATCCAACCTGGTCATTGTGGTGCGTAAATACTGTAGGCATCAACGGCTGGATTGA
- a CDS encoding DUF3068 domain-containing protein: protein MSNPVPARAGLTRGARGGRRVILLIFLIAGLLFFAGSTVPPLVINFMRPLPVGLSQTVSTEPAATLGLDPAAWRDEVIPPENATRPECQGRSFTEVPYSCLVIEGTSYFKQVTTTSATDKRSEINVDSALTMYMFDAPVAEIQDHVRINRSTAYPVPDPDSSMRLVIPDADVGYDSSAFTRQGLQFFFPFPAERKSYDYFERLTQESEPIDYVDELEHKGLKAYEFTHTITPRNLAPDMSQAFIPGSASGSTSTELTGRADRFYSPEQLQRCGHKPTDVVSVTSYFTVERTFWVQPDTGTILDYRELTHVFFAGSDEEARAFADDPSPTHTFFYSTMQWDEATTSAQTALAEQGLQRLTLLQAFAYLAKAVAFFLTVWGVVLILVRRRVEETP from the coding sequence GTGTCCAATCCAGTCCCAGCGCGAGCAGGGTTGACTCGGGGTGCCCGCGGCGGCCGAAGAGTCATTCTCCTCATTTTCCTCATCGCGGGCCTGTTGTTCTTCGCGGGCTCCACCGTTCCCCCGCTGGTTATCAACTTCATGAGGCCGCTGCCCGTGGGCCTGTCGCAGACTGTGTCCACGGAGCCCGCAGCCACTTTGGGTCTGGACCCGGCAGCCTGGCGGGATGAAGTCATTCCCCCGGAAAATGCCACTCGCCCGGAGTGCCAGGGCCGCAGCTTTACAGAGGTCCCCTACTCCTGCCTGGTCATCGAGGGGACCTCCTACTTCAAACAGGTGACTACGACGAGCGCGACGGACAAGCGCTCCGAGATCAACGTCGATTCGGCGCTGACCATGTACATGTTCGACGCACCCGTCGCCGAAATCCAGGACCACGTGCGCATCAACCGCTCGACGGCTTATCCTGTCCCCGACCCAGATAGTTCCATGCGCCTGGTCATCCCGGATGCGGATGTAGGCTACGACAGTTCCGCATTTACCCGCCAGGGACTGCAGTTTTTCTTCCCTTTTCCCGCCGAGCGCAAGTCCTACGATTACTTTGAGCGCCTCACGCAGGAGTCTGAACCAATCGATTATGTCGACGAACTCGAGCACAAGGGCCTCAAGGCCTATGAGTTCACCCACACAATCACCCCCCGCAACCTTGCCCCCGACATGTCGCAGGCCTTCATTCCGGGCAGCGCGAGCGGTTCCACTTCCACAGAACTGACGGGCCGCGCCGATCGTTTCTACTCCCCTGAGCAGCTGCAACGCTGTGGGCACAAACCCACTGATGTGGTGTCAGTGACTTCCTATTTCACCGTGGAACGCACTTTTTGGGTCCAGCCGGATACCGGCACGATCCTCGACTATCGCGAGCTCACCCATGTTTTCTTCGCCGGAAGTGACGAGGAGGCCCGCGCCTTCGCGGATGACCCATCCCCAACTCACACCTTCTTCTACTCCACGATGCAGTGGGACGAGGCCACCACCAGCGCGCAGACAGCGTTGGCCGAGCAAGGACTTCAGCGCCTCACCCTGCTCCAGGCCTTCGCCTACCTGGCCAAGGCAGTAGCCTTCTTCCTCACCGTATGGGGCGTGGTGTTGATCCTGGTGCGACGCCGTGTGGAGGAGACACCCTGA